One stretch of Gammaproteobacteria bacterium DNA includes these proteins:
- a CDS encoding hypothetical protein (Evidence 5 : Unknown function) — protein MALLYEVTKGEFAAFVRRVGYTTEAEAGDGCYGWIGSSWDKRKEFNWRNVGFGQEDNHPVICVSWNDAVAYTEWLSRETGRHYRLPTEVEWEYAARAGTITARYWGEDPSQACNYANVADYSTKERFSDRTVHNCRDGYVYTAPVGSFKPNDFGLYDMLGNAWEWTCSEYSDPYNGSEQRCSGKNDASARRSLRGGSWFVTPARVRAAYRLWHTPVARTDYLGFRLAQD, from the coding sequence ATGGCTTTGCTATATGAGGTGACTAAAGGAGAATTTGCGGCGTTTGTTCGGCGTGTTGGTTATACCACCGAAGCGGAGGCGGGAGATGGTTGTTATGGTTGGATAGGTTCAAGTTGGGATAAAAGGAAAGAATTTAACTGGCGTAACGTGGGATTTGGTCAGGAGGATAATCATCCGGTGATTTGCGTATCGTGGAACGATGCAGTGGCTTATACGGAATGGTTGAGCCGGGAGACGGGAAGGCATTATCGGTTGCCGACCGAGGTGGAATGGGAATACGCGGCGCGGGCGGGGACGATAACCGCACGCTATTGGGGAGAGGATCCTAGTCAGGCGTGCAATTATGCCAACGTGGCGGATTATTCCACGAAAGAGCGGTTTTCAGATCGGACTGTTCACAATTGCCGAGATGGATATGTATATACAGCCCCGGTGGGGAGCTTCAAACCTAATGACTTTGGTTTATACGATATGTTGGGAAATGCGTGGGAGTGGACATGTTCGGAATATTCCGATCCGTATAATGGAAGTGAACAACGTTGTTCAGGCAAAAATGATGCCAGCGCTCGGCGCTCGCTGCGCGGCGGCTCCTGGTTCGTCACTCCGGCCAGGGTGCGCGCGGCCTACCGCCTCTGGCACACGCCGGTCGCCCGGACCGATTACCTCGGTTTTCGCCTCGCCCAGGATTAA
- a CDS encoding hypothetical protein (Evidence 5 : Unknown function), with protein MTYSIDFRRKVLAIQEQEQLTYAEIASRFGIGIATLTRWRSRLEPKLTRDKPATKINRESLARDAEMHPDAYQFERAKRLGVSRSGIGQALKRMRISYKKKTLSHPKANEEKRTAFQERMEVYETEGRSIVFIDEAGFAVDMPRRNGYAPIGKRCVGKQDWNAKGRVNAIGALIGMCNALYRNHQ; from the coding sequence ATGACATATTCAATTGATTTCCGTCGCAAAGTGCTCGCCATACAAGAACAAGAACAGCTCACCTACGCAGAAATCGCAAGCCGCTTTGGAATTGGGATTGCCACTTTGACGCGTTGGCGTTCACGCCTGGAGCCAAAACTAACTCGAGACAAACCCGCCACGAAAATTAATAGGGAATCGCTGGCGCGTGATGCTGAAATGCACCCTGACGCCTATCAATTCGAGCGAGCTAAACGTTTAGGGGTGAGTAGGAGCGGCATTGGTCAAGCATTAAAACGCATGAGAATCAGCTATAAGAAAAAAACACTATCACACCCAAAAGCAAATGAAGAGAAGAGAACAGCCTTTCAAGAGCGAATGGAAGTATATGAAACAGAAGGGAGAAGCATAGTTTTTATCGATGAGGCTGGATTCGCGGTGGATATGCCACGCCGCAATGGCTACGCGCCGATTGGCAAGCGTTGCGTTGGCAAGCAAGATTGGAATGCTAAAGGGCGAGTGAACGCCATTGGAGCGTTGATTGGTATGTGTAACGCTCTTTACCGGAACCATCAATAG
- a CDS encoding hypothetical protein (Evidence 5 : Unknown function), which translates to MENIKKPISLIAKVLQARSEGIGFNAACRLFGIAKNTLLEWERKLSDLKGTLMIYALVHQFISQVIEGDELYTKVNKNVPVEESEGWTIMLMERASRFIWALGCGKKDRALFFYAIQILRNVVEQTRDITLVTDGERRYGNLLFGICCEVFRSGRRGRPPKVLREGIKIRIKNNSSCHLLAPSPALPVNGKGVGRRRGDWFRLRPLMFDGIEIWRIRGVNIPEYGPHF; encoded by the coding sequence ATGGAGAATATAAAAAAACCCATAAGCCTGATTGCAAAGGTACTCCAGGCGCGAAGTGAGGGAATTGGCTTTAACGCTGCCTGCCGACTTTTTGGAATAGCAAAAAATACGTTATTAGAATGGGAGAGAAAACTTTCTGATTTAAAAGGAACTTTGATGATCTATGCACTGGTGCATCAGTTTATTTCCCAGGTGATTGAGGGAGATGAACTATACACAAAAGTAAATAAGAACGTTCCGGTGGAAGAGAGCGAAGGCTGGACGATTATGCTGATGGAGCGTGCTAGTCGTTTTATTTGGGCATTAGGGTGTGGAAAAAAGGATCGCGCACTGTTTTTCTATGCAATACAGATTCTTAGGAATGTTGTTGAGCAAACAAGGGACATTACATTAGTTACGGATGGTGAGCGCCGTTATGGAAATTTGTTATTCGGAATTTGTTGCGAGGTATTTCGTTCTGGTCGTCGCGGACGACCACCAAAGGTGCTTCGTGAAGGAATTAAAATAAGAATTAAGAATAACTCAAGTTGCCACCTACTTGCCCCCTCCCCAGCCCTCCCCGTAAACGGGAAGGGAGTAGGCCGCAGAAGAGGGGACTGGTTCAGATTGCGCCCACTTATGTTCGATGGGATTGAAATCTGGCGAATAAGGGGGGTAAATATCCCAGAATATGGCCCGCATTTTTGA
- a CDS encoding hypothetical protein (Evidence 5 : Unknown function) has protein sequence MIYALVHQFISQVIEGDELYTKVNKNVPVEESEGWTIMLMERASRFIWALGCGKKDRALFFYAIQILRNVVEQTRDITLVTDGERRYGNLLFGICCEVFRSGRRGRPPKVLREGIKIRIKNNSSCHLLAPSPALPVNGKGVGRRRGDWFRLRPLMFDGIEIWRIRGVNIPEYGPHF, from the coding sequence ATGATCTATGCACTGGTGCATCAGTTTATTTCCCAGGTGATTGAGGGAGATGAACTATACACAAAAGTAAATAAGAACGTTCCGGTGGAAGAGAGCGAAGGCTGGACGATTATGCTGATGGAGCGTGCTAGTCGTTTTATTTGGGCATTAGGGTGTGGAAAAAAGGATCGCGCACTGTTTTTCTATGCAATACAGATTCTTAGGAATGTTGTTGAGCAAACAAGGGACATTACATTAGTTACGGATGGTGAGCGCCGTTATGGAAATTTGTTATTCGGAATTTGTTGCGAGGTATTTCGTTCTGGTCGTCGCGGACGACCACCAAAGGTGCTTCGTGAAGGAATTAAAATAAGAATTAAGAATAACTCAAGTTGCCACCTACTTGCCCCCTCCCCAGCCCTCCCCGTAAACGGGAAGGGAGTAGGCCGCAGAAGAGGGGACTGGTTCAGATTGCGCCCACTTATGTTCGATGGGATTGAAATCTGGCGAATAAGGGGGGTAAATATCCCAGAATATGGCCCGCATTTTTGA
- a CDS encoding hypothetical protein (Evidence 5 : Unknown function): protein MRFPIMSNAMTYFVALSYNFRWPVRTLRIKDDREKWKDRTPAMAAGLTDHVWTIHEWISFPALPVRST, encoded by the coding sequence GTGAGGTTTCCGATAATGTCTAATGCAATGACATACTTTGTAGCACTCAGCTACAATTTCCGCTGGCCTGTGCGAACACTGCGTATTAAGGATGATCGTGAAAAATGGAAAGATCGAACACCAGCCATGGCTGCTGGTCTTACCGATCATGTTTGGACAATTCATGAGTGGATTTCCTTTCCCGCTCTGCCAGTTAGGTCAACGTAA
- a CDS encoding DNA polymerase III subunit epsilon, with the protein MIPRALVRRFAQRRLRDPAYSFLFDKDDERELVAFDTETTSLNPNTAEILSIGAVRLRGNQILAGSALELLLKPNGVISADSIKVHHLRHIDLQHGLDPYDAIESFLKFIGTRPLVGYFLKFDIAMIEKYLRPWLGIGLPNRRIEISGLYHQYVSARHPERAIDLRFDSLLRDLDLPLLGTHNALSDALMTAMAYVKLKEEPGRRW; encoded by the coding sequence ATGATTCCTCGTGCCCTTGTCCGACGTTTCGCCCAACGTCGGTTGCGTGACCCAGCCTATTCATTTCTCTTTGACAAGGATGATGAAAGAGAATTAGTTGCCTTTGATACCGAGACCACCAGCCTCAACCCTAATACGGCCGAGATTCTCTCGATTGGTGCGGTCCGCCTGCGTGGCAATCAAATACTGGCGGGCAGCGCCTTGGAATTGCTGCTCAAACCCAATGGAGTTATCAGTGCCGACAGTATCAAGGTCCATCATCTCCGCCACATCGACCTCCAACACGGTTTGGATCCATACGATGCGATCGAGAGTTTTCTCAAGTTTATTGGGACACGGCCCCTCGTGGGCTATTTCCTAAAATTCGATATTGCCATGATCGAAAAATATCTGCGTCCTTGGCTTGGTATTGGGCTACCGAATCGCCGGATTGAGATCTCTGGTCTCTATCATCAATACGTTTCTGCTCGTCACCCGGAGCGAGCGATTGATCTGCGTTTTGATTCTCTCCTGCGGGATCTAGATCTGCCGCTCTTGGGGACGCACAACGCACTCTCCGATGCACTGATGACTGCCATGGCCTATGTCAAACTCAAAGAGGAGCCAGGGCGTCGCTGGTAA
- a CDS encoding CBS domain-containing protein, with amino-acid sequence MSVVVDPKAFLATVRPLDRLTESERVKALKAMDIAYFRSGEELLCPRTTPEYLYIILKGVVREIAADGSIVHLPRQDTFDGAALLNGCTQHCFTVEEELICYLLPRAVFLELCEANPAFHAYYYEDLAARLAARSERQESREMTAFMMARIEEAYLHAPLYVDAVTPLREVASLLNDRRTSAALVRHDAKVGIVTTADLSDAVIVRGVSREDPVGSVANYSLVTLDAQALLFDALLRMTRHGLNHLVITKKSEVVGVLEQVDLLSFFSSHSYLVNLQVERATSIEDLHNASGAAMGVMRMLFAKGVKMRNITRLVSELDHKIFRKLYGMIAPSDLLENSCLIVMGSEGRGERIFKGHQDHALLVRDDFSSSELSRVVADFRKAVQMLGYPAYREHAPWVTSVAYLRDDLFRWVNHTTPKARLNLSMFSDATVVAGSTSLLEEAQNELLNLIRNDAAYLAFFAKAAFSFETPLSLFANFTLKRGVHQDALDIKQGGIFTIVHGVRALALQQHLRVTNTAERLQILAEQQILTPRFAQDLLEALDFMNEIYLKSALAKIDEGLPVDHHVRPLALPKIEQDLLRDSLKVVDSFKKFLTFHFHLERMP; translated from the coding sequence ATGAGCGTAGTTGTTGACCCCAAAGCCTTCCTTGCCACTGTCAGACCCCTTGATCGACTCACCGAATCGGAACGGGTAAAGGCGCTCAAGGCTATGGACATTGCCTACTTCCGATCAGGGGAAGAACTACTATGCCCACGTACTACTCCCGAATATCTGTACATTATTCTTAAGGGCGTGGTGCGGGAAATTGCCGCAGATGGCAGCATTGTTCATCTCCCACGTCAGGATACTTTCGATGGTGCGGCGCTACTGAATGGATGTACCCAACACTGCTTTACGGTTGAGGAAGAATTGATTTGCTACCTCCTGCCGCGTGCGGTGTTTCTGGAGCTATGCGAGGCTAATCCGGCCTTTCACGCCTATTACTACGAAGACCTTGCCGCACGCCTTGCGGCCCGTAGTGAGCGCCAAGAATCGCGGGAGATGACCGCCTTCATGATGGCGCGGATCGAAGAGGCCTACCTCCACGCACCACTCTACGTAGATGCAGTTACTCCCCTTCGTGAGGTCGCCAGCCTCCTGAATGATCGCCGAACTAGCGCGGCACTAGTCCGTCATGATGCCAAGGTTGGTATCGTCACCACCGCAGACCTCAGTGATGCCGTGATCGTCCGAGGGGTATCACGGGAGGACCCGGTCGGGTCGGTTGCGAATTATTCCCTGGTAACCCTCGATGCTCAGGCCCTTCTCTTCGATGCCCTGCTACGCATGACCCGCCATGGCCTCAATCATCTGGTTATTACCAAGAAATCTGAGGTTGTGGGGGTGTTGGAGCAGGTCGATCTGCTCTCCTTTTTCTCTAGTCACTCCTACCTGGTCAATCTCCAGGTAGAACGGGCGACCAGTATTGAGGACCTGCACAACGCCTCGGGGGCGGCCATGGGGGTGATGCGAATGCTCTTTGCCAAAGGGGTGAAGATGCGCAATATCACTCGTTTGGTGAGTGAACTTGACCATAAGATCTTTCGCAAACTCTACGGGATGATTGCACCTAGCGATTTACTGGAGAATTCCTGCTTGATAGTGATGGGGAGCGAGGGACGCGGCGAACGGATTTTTAAAGGACATCAAGACCATGCCCTTCTGGTGCGCGATGATTTTAGCTCTAGCGAATTGTCTCGAGTGGTCGCCGATTTCCGTAAAGCAGTTCAGATGTTAGGCTATCCCGCTTACCGAGAGCACGCGCCATGGGTGACATCGGTTGCCTACCTACGCGATGACCTATTTCGTTGGGTCAACCACACTACCCCCAAGGCTCGCTTAAATCTCTCGATGTTTTCCGACGCTACGGTGGTAGCGGGGTCTACCAGTTTGCTGGAGGAAGCCCAGAACGAATTGTTGAACCTGATACGCAACGATGCAGCCTATCTTGCATTTTTTGCCAAGGCTGCTTTCTCTTTTGAGACGCCACTATCCCTATTTGCCAACTTTACCCTGAAACGTGGGGTCCACCAAGATGCGTTAGATATTAAACAGGGTGGGATATTTACTATCGTCCATGGGGTGCGTGCCTTAGCTTTACAGCAGCATCTCCGCGTAACCAATACGGCGGAACGCCTCCAGATTCTTGCCGAACAGCAGATTCTTACCCCGCGCTTTGCCCAAGACCTGTTAGAGGCGTTGGATTTTATGAATGAGATATACCTAAAGTCGGCCCTGGCCAAGATCGATGAAGGATTGCCGGTCGATCACCATGTTCGCCCGTTGGCGTTACCCAAGATAGAGCAAGACCTTCTGCGTGATTCACTTAAGGTGGTTGATTCCTTCAAGAAGTTTCTTACCTTCCACTTCCATTTGGAGAGGATGCCGTGA
- a CDS encoding DUF485 domain-containing protein — MSSREMNWAAIEADPSFQALHRKKSRFLWGLMFFSVCYYFLLPVGAGYYPDLFKIKVWGVVNVGILFALSEFIVAWSIAWIYSRKANNEFDKMTQSIIENAHRMGG, encoded by the coding sequence ATGTCATCACGTGAGATGAACTGGGCAGCCATCGAGGCCGACCCTAGTTTCCAGGCTTTGCACCGGAAGAAGTCCCGTTTCTTATGGGGGTTGATGTTTTTCTCCGTGTGCTATTACTTCTTGCTTCCAGTAGGAGCAGGTTATTACCCGGACCTATTTAAGATTAAAGTCTGGGGAGTTGTCAATGTGGGCATCCTCTTCGCGCTTTCTGAATTTATTGTGGCTTGGAGTATTGCCTGGATCTATTCGCGTAAGGCGAATAATGAGTTTGACAAGATGACCCAGTCAATTATCGAAAACGCACATCGGATGGGGGGATGA
- the ywcA gene encoding Uncharacterized symporter YwcA, with the protein MTMTRINKIFAYGGVGLVTLLSAVPAFAEAGAVAEQYKWLTFLVFGSIIAVTMYITYWAAKHTHTTHEFYAAGRSISGIQNGWAIAGDYLSAASFLGIAGLISLYGYDGFMYSVGWLVAYITVLLVIAEPCRNIGKYTLGDILAFRNVPRTSKIVAALSTITVSTFYLTAQMVGGAVLIKTLIGIEYEISVVGVGCLMLLYVVFGGMIATTWVQIIKAALLVAASLMLVAIIWAPYGFSLPGYLQDVVNNPAVQAQVKKLLGDAATNMSAADLGQRFLEPGLFLKDPLDQISLGMALVFGTAGMPHILMRFFTVPTAKDARVSVIWAMAIIGGFYVLTLFLGTGAAMKVGSANIAAIDKGGNMAGPLLAQALGGGADSLMGNLFLAFVAAVAFATIVAVVAGLVLAAASAMAHDIYVGVIRGDRATPREQVIAARLASLLVGGLAITVGILSKGQNVAHLVALAFAVAASSNLPAVLLTLYWKKTNTTGIVLGMVLGSITAIGLVMVSPNMTYPVLVRPVQEKAIAAADAKLLTLNAALAKADAASQEKITKDIAAQEKAKKAAQGILTGLGNDTTSIVGLEKPLFMLKNPGIISIPIGFLGVLIGSLLFRERRSEDMWEELYVRQNTGIHAY; encoded by the coding sequence ATGACCATGACCCGAATTAATAAGATTTTTGCTTACGGTGGAGTTGGTTTAGTAACTCTATTGAGTGCCGTTCCGGCTTTTGCCGAGGCGGGCGCCGTAGCCGAACAATATAAGTGGCTCACCTTTCTTGTATTCGGTTCGATTATTGCGGTAACGATGTACATTACCTATTGGGCCGCCAAGCATACTCATACTACCCATGAGTTTTATGCCGCAGGTCGTTCCATTTCTGGCATACAGAATGGCTGGGCAATTGCTGGTGACTATCTGTCGGCGGCGTCCTTTCTGGGGATCGCTGGTCTCATTTCCCTCTACGGTTATGATGGTTTCATGTACTCGGTGGGTTGGTTGGTGGCCTACATCACCGTACTGCTGGTGATCGCTGAACCCTGTCGCAACATTGGCAAGTACACGCTGGGAGATATTTTGGCGTTCCGCAACGTCCCGCGTACCTCCAAGATTGTTGCCGCGCTCTCGACCATCACGGTCTCCACCTTCTACCTTACCGCCCAGATGGTGGGTGGCGCGGTCCTCATCAAAACCCTGATTGGTATCGAGTACGAGATCTCGGTCGTCGGCGTGGGGTGCTTGATGCTACTTTACGTGGTATTTGGCGGCATGATTGCCACCACTTGGGTACAGATCATTAAGGCAGCATTGTTGGTCGCCGCCTCGTTGATGCTGGTTGCCATCATCTGGGCGCCCTACGGCTTTAGCCTGCCCGGTTACCTTCAGGATGTCGTCAATAATCCAGCAGTCCAGGCCCAGGTCAAGAAGCTACTCGGAGATGCGGCCACTAATATGAGCGCCGCTGACCTTGGTCAACGCTTCCTTGAGCCGGGCTTGTTCCTGAAAGACCCCCTGGACCAAATCTCCTTGGGAATGGCACTGGTGTTTGGTACCGCTGGTATGCCCCATATTCTGATGCGTTTCTTCACCGTTCCCACCGCCAAAGATGCCCGTGTCTCCGTGATCTGGGCCATGGCCATCATTGGTGGTTTCTACGTTCTGACCCTGTTCTTGGGTACCGGTGCCGCCATGAAGGTAGGTTCAGCCAATATCGCGGCCATCGACAAGGGTGGCAATATGGCGGGTCCCCTGCTCGCACAGGCGTTGGGCGGTGGTGCTGACTCTCTGATGGGGAACCTGTTCCTGGCCTTCGTTGCGGCCGTGGCCTTTGCCACGATTGTGGCGGTGGTGGCTGGTCTGGTATTGGCGGCGGCCTCGGCCATGGCCCATGACATCTATGTAGGCGTCATCCGTGGTGACCGGGCCACTCCTCGTGAACAGGTAATCGCGGCGCGTCTCGCCTCCTTGCTCGTGGGTGGTCTGGCCATTACCGTTGGCATCCTGTCCAAAGGCCAGAACGTCGCCCACTTGGTAGCGTTGGCCTTTGCGGTCGCTGCCTCCTCCAACCTGCCTGCGGTGTTGCTCACCCTATATTGGAAGAAGACCAATACCACCGGCATCGTACTGGGCATGGTGCTAGGTTCGATCACTGCGATTGGTTTAGTGATGGTATCCCCCAACATGACCTATCCAGTGCTGGTACGCCCAGTTCAAGAGAAGGCCATTGCTGCTGCAGACGCCAAACTGCTTACGCTCAACGCCGCCCTGGCCAAGGCGGATGCCGCTAGCCAAGAAAAGATCACCAAGGATATTGCCGCTCAGGAGAAGGCCAAGAAGGCTGCCCAGGGTATCCTTACCGGTCTCGGTAACGACACCACCAGCATCGTGGGCCTGGAAAAACCCCTGTTTATGCTGAAGAATCCGGGCATTATCTCCATCCCCATTGGCTTCTTGGGAGTACTCATCGGTTCGTTGTTGTTCCGTGAGCGCCGTTCCGAGGACATGTGGGAGGAGCTCTACGTCCGGCAGAATACCGGTATTCACGCCTACTAG
- a CDS encoding CBS domain-containing protein, with protein sequence MNIPSPSQFYSPVLTEAQPLSVPLVGLLPQITLHCLPQTPLRVALSRLAEAEMGVMIVTNPEQRPIGMFSLRDLLRINVEGISLDTPIGQVMNTRIITLPRQASAWEAALAMTRHRTYYVLVVDGERFLGVISGRDLFFLQRIELAPLGTLLHEAHSREELIQAAADIRTLAGTLVDQGVEAEQITNLISNLNDQLTLRIFQLECSVAECPEIEFCWMSLGSEGRYEQTLYTDQDNAIIFPDPPGGDCEALRMRLLPMAQRINEVLDLCGFPLCKGEVMASNPRWCLSLSEWKETFVDWIHRGDAPELLNATIFFDFRALFGNSALVTELRNWLNTYLKSNWFFFRKLTENALTNHPPLGGFLRDFTLDGVGTQAHTMDLKVHGSAIFVDAARLFALAAGVSETNTARRLRGAAAIWRQDEAATEAWIRAFELLQGLRLRHQRAQIRFGQEPDNRLNPSHLNDLDRRILKESLRQAKWLQETMERNFQF encoded by the coding sequence ATGAATATCCCTTCCCCCAGCCAATTTTACTCACCCGTTCTGACCGAGGCACAGCCTTTGAGTGTGCCTCTGGTCGGCCTGTTGCCGCAGATCACGCTCCATTGCCTACCCCAAACCCCACTTCGCGTTGCGCTCTCGCGCCTAGCCGAAGCCGAGATGGGGGTGATGATCGTAACCAATCCCGAACAACGGCCAATTGGTATGTTCAGCCTGCGCGACCTATTGCGCATCAATGTCGAGGGGATCAGCCTAGACACACCAATCGGGCAGGTCATGAATACCCGAATCATCACCTTGCCGCGCCAAGCCTCCGCTTGGGAGGCCGCACTCGCGATGACCCGCCATCGCACCTATTACGTCTTGGTCGTTGATGGTGAGCGTTTCTTGGGCGTTATCTCCGGGCGTGACCTCTTTTTCTTACAGCGTATCGAGCTTGCTCCGTTGGGTACCCTCTTGCACGAGGCGCATTCCCGTGAAGAGCTTATCCAAGCTGCTGCGGATATTCGTACGCTTGCCGGTACCTTGGTCGATCAAGGCGTAGAAGCCGAACAGATCACAAATCTTATTTCCAATCTAAACGATCAACTTACCCTGCGCATCTTCCAACTGGAATGTTCGGTCGCCGAATGTCCTGAGATTGAATTTTGTTGGATGTCGCTAGGCTCCGAGGGTCGTTATGAGCAAACGCTCTATACCGACCAGGACAACGCCATTATTTTTCCCGATCCGCCGGGGGGAGATTGTGAAGCACTACGTATGCGCCTTCTGCCCATGGCGCAACGTATCAATGAGGTTTTGGACCTCTGCGGCTTTCCCTTGTGCAAAGGCGAGGTGATGGCCAGCAATCCGCGCTGGTGCCTGTCCCTTTCGGAGTGGAAGGAGACTTTTGTCGACTGGATTCACCGTGGTGACGCCCCAGAATTGCTCAATGCCACCATTTTTTTCGACTTTCGTGCGTTATTTGGTAACTCTGCACTAGTTACCGAGCTACGTAATTGGCTCAACACCTACCTAAAATCCAACTGGTTCTTTTTTCGCAAACTCACCGAAAACGCATTAACCAATCATCCACCATTGGGGGGATTTCTGCGTGACTTTACCCTGGACGGGGTAGGAACGCAGGCACATACCATGGACCTCAAGGTTCACGGTAGTGCCATTTTCGTAGATGCGGCGCGGCTCTTTGCCTTAGCCGCTGGGGTTAGCGAGACCAATACTGCACGCCGACTGCGTGGGGCTGCCGCCATTTGGCGTCAGGATGAGGCGGCGACGGAGGCATGGATCCGAGCCTTTGAACTTCTTCAAGGTCTACGGCTGCGTCACCAGCGTGCCCAGATCCGATTTGGTCAAGAACCGGATAATCGTCTCAACCCAAGCCACCTCAACGATCTCGACCGGCGGATCCTCAAAGAAAGTCTGAGACAGGCAAAATGGCTGCAAGAGACGATGGAAAGAAATTTTCAATTCTAA
- a CDS encoding conserved hypothetical protein (Evidence 4 : Unknown function but conserved in other organisms): MKGGGGWGCPHEVDGACQRVEGRSCDPGMKGCVLFGRFVFSDPAKNRPHKTSQPLNQTQVEYTPTDPKQMDS; encoded by the coding sequence ATGAAAGGTGGAGGCGGGTGGGGTTGCCCACACGAAGTAGACGGTGCTTGTCAACGGGTGGAAGGGAGGTCTTGCGACCCGGGAATGAAAGGATGTGTCCTGTTTGGGCGTTTCGTATTCAGTGACCCAGCTAAGAATCGTCCTCACAAAACCTCGCAACCATTAAACCAAACCCAAGTGGAATACACGCCTACCGATCCCAAGCAGATGGATTCTTAG